One window of the Lynx canadensis isolate LIC74 chromosome D3, mLynCan4.pri.v2, whole genome shotgun sequence genome contains the following:
- the LOC115498807 gene encoding 60S ribosomal protein L39-like, whose amino-acid sequence MSSHKTFRIKQFMAKEQKQNHPIPQWIQIKTGNKIRYNSKRRHWRRTKLHL is encoded by the coding sequence ATGTCTTCTCACAAGACTTTCCGGATCAAGCAATTCATGGCCAAGGAACAAAAGCAGAATCATCCTATTCCCCAGTGGATTCAGATAAAAACCGGTAATAAAATCAGGTACAACTCCAAGAGGAGACACTGGAGAAGAACCAAGCTGCATCTATAA